The nucleotide window TAGCGATGACCTGGCCTAACTTCAAACGACGTTGATCGTTCCGATTGAAATAGCCAGAGATGCCTTCGGGCTCTTCGTGAAGACTTCGCCCGATGCCATGACCACCGACGTTTCGAACCGTTTGAAAGCCGTGCGTTTTCGCAATCTGCTCGATCGCATGGCCGATCCGATTGACCGGCGCCCCCGCTCTGGCTTCATGCATCGCGTTGTCTAAAGCCAACTGCGTGGCGTGGCATAGCCTCGCTTTTACGTCACTGATGGGCGGGACAACGATTGTGCCGCCGGTATCCGCAAAGTAGCCGTCGAGTTCCGCCGAGACATCGACGTTGACGATATCCCCTGCCTGAATGATGCGCGGGCCAGGGATACCATGGGCGGCTTCTTCATTCACGCTAATGCAAGTCGAACCAGGGAAATCGTAAGTAATACGTGGGGCAGACCGGGCGCCCATCCGGTCGAGCAGGCTGCCACCGAGTGCGTCGAGTTCCATCGTCGTGATGCCTGGCTCAATGGCACTCAGCATTTTGTCGCGGACGTAAGCAACCACCTGACCGGCGTTAAGTACCCCGTTCATGTCATCCTGATTTTCAATGGTCATGGGGCACTCGATTTTCAAACGATGAGGAACAGGGCTGACAATCACAGAGAAACGCTTCCAAGTAATATTACTGGAACTGACCGGCGACCAGTACCCCTTCGGGCAGACTGGCCTGGCGAGGGCATGTCGCTGGAAAAGATTCTTCGGTTGGTCGTCTGATAGGCAAGCAAAGCCAACCGCTGGTTGTTAAGATATCTTGGAAGAATCCCGCCTCCTTGCTCTTACGTTCTGTTAAGAAACGACCTCCACCGAATAGGAATCGACCTCATCATGACGCATGCCTATCGCATCTGTACGACGTTCATCTTGTTGACTGGCTTCTTTTGCTGGACGGCTCAAGCTCAGGAAAACGAGAGCCCAAATCCAAGGAGTCAAGGCAACGGCGATTTTGTCGTTGGGCCTGAATACCAGATCGACCCTGCTCTGACCGATCAAGGAAATCCACAGGGAAAGTATTTTCAATTTTCGATGCCGCTGGCGGAAAGCAAGATTTTCGACGGCAAAGATACCACGCTCGACCCGAAGAAGAAGGTTCGTAAGGAGCGAAAGATCTTCGTCTACATTCCGGCGGAATATAAAGATGGTACGAAGGCACCGATCTTGGTCATGTTGGATGGTCCCAGTCGGATGAATCTGGTGCGTAACGCGCTCGATAATCTAACGATTGCGAAAGATCCTGCCCGTCGCTTGCCCCCATTCATTGCGATTGGTGTCGAGAACGGTGGGGACGACAGCAAAGGCAGCCAACGCGGTTTGGAGTACGACACGATGTCAGATCGCTTTGCCCGTTTCATTAACGACGAAGTCTTGCCGGCCGTGTTGAACAACAAGGAGATCCGAGCCGCTTATCCTCACTTGGCGTTTACCGAAGATCCGTGGGGCAAGGGAATCATGGGCTGCAGTTCCGGCGGTGCGGCGGCGCTGACGGCCGGTTGGTTCCGCCCTGATCTGTTCCGCCGCATCATTACCTACTCGGGCACTTTTGTGGATCAACAGGACGACGACGCGCCGGAAGAAAAAGATTACCCGCTGGGTGCCT belongs to Bremerella cremea and includes:
- the map gene encoding type I methionyl aminopeptidase, which gives rise to MTIENQDDMNGVLNAGQVVAYVRDKMLSAIEPGITTMELDALGGSLLDRMGARSAPRITYDFPGSTCISVNEEAAHGIPGPRIIQAGDIVNVDVSAELDGYFADTGGTIVVPPISDVKARLCHATQLALDNAMHEARAGAPVNRIGHAIEQIAKTHGFQTVRNVGGHGIGRSLHEEPEGISGYFNRNDQRRLKLGQVIAIEPFLSTRSTHLIEAKDGWTLIAHPENLTAQFEHTVIVTRGAPIIATLSADAR
- a CDS encoding alpha/beta hydrolase → MTHAYRICTTFILLTGFFCWTAQAQENESPNPRSQGNGDFVVGPEYQIDPALTDQGNPQGKYFQFSMPLAESKIFDGKDTTLDPKKKVRKERKIFVYIPAEYKDGTKAPILVMLDGPSRMNLVRNALDNLTIAKDPARRLPPFIAIGVENGGDDSKGSQRGLEYDTMSDRFARFINDEVLPAVLNNKEIRAAYPHLAFTEDPWGKGIMGCSSGGAAALTAGWFRPDLFRRIITYSGTFVDQQDDDAPEEKDYPLGAWEYHSSMKLIENSEKKPLRIFTHVSENDNRAKDPEETYHNWVMANYRTAEALQKKGYDYRFVFSKATRHCDGNVYDLTLADTLVWMWQGYEPN